A region from the Phaenicophaeus curvirostris isolate KB17595 chromosome 3, BPBGC_Pcur_1.0, whole genome shotgun sequence genome encodes:
- the RRS1 gene encoding ribosome biogenesis regulatory protein homolog, which translates to MAAVRVEEVLAAAEEQEAEKRRSVTVEKELELEFDLGNLLALDRNPPPAAGLRGAGPRREALLRALARDNAQLLVSRLWELPAERAGGAGGPLVALLPEPAFRLPREKPPPRPRPPTRWEQFARLKGIRRRKKSSLVWDEQAKEWRRRWGYRRAGGDPARAWLAEVPEGADPEEDQFARLRREKRERVARNELNRLRNLARAHRAGSAVPAAPLHPTGHQSREELGRVARVARVSTASLGRFQPRLPKEPAEPPSRSGGRKRRFEPLLGNLAAERSRQLEMLRDMGSKKPVLDITRAVNKQLRQEEAEAAAAKGKKKQSQRGKRGRRQQRVGRSGKRSGARRQQQQRPPSSSTGGGKRKKA; encoded by the coding sequence ATGGCGGCCGTGCgagtggaggaggtgctggccGCCGCCGAGGAGCAGGAGGCGGAGAAGCGGCGGAGCGTCACggtggagaaggagctggagctggagttcgacctgggcaacctgctggCGCTGGACCGCAACCCGCCGCCGGCGGCGGGGCTGCGCGGGGCCGGGCCGCGGCGGGAGGCGCTGCTGCGGGCTCTGGCCCGCGACAACGCGCAGCTGCTGGTGTCGCGGCTCTGGGAGCTGCCGGCCGAGCGcgccggcggggccggggggccgCTGGTGGCCCTGCTGCCCGAGCCCGCCTTCCGCCTGCCGCGGGAGAAGCCGCCGCCGCGGCCGCGGCCGCCGACCCGGTGGGAGCAGTTCGCGCGGCTGAAGGGCATCCGGCGGCGCAAGAAGAGCTCGCTGGTGTGGGACGAGCAGGCCAAGGAGTGGCGGCGGCGTTGGGGGTACCGGCGAGCGGGAGGCGACCCGGCCCGGGCCTGGCTGGCCGAGGTGCCCGAGGGCGCCGATCCGGAGGAGGACCAGTTCGCCCGGCTGCGGCGGGAGAAGCGGGAGCGGGTGGCCCGCAACGAGCTGAACCGCCTGCGCAACCTGGCCAGGGCGCACCGGGCCGGCTCGGCCGTCCCCGCCGCGCCGCTGCACCCCACCGGCCACCAGAGCCGCGAGGAGCTGGGCCGCGTCGCCCGTGTCGCTCGCGTTTCCACCGCCTCGCTCGGCCGCTTCCAGCCCCGGCTGCCCAAGGAGCCGGCGGAGCCGCCGTCCCGCAGCGGCGGAAGGAAGCGCCGCTTCGAGCCgctcctgggcaacctggcgGCCGAGCGCAGCCGGCAGCTGGAGATGCTGCGGGACATGGGCAGCAAGAAGCCGGTCCTTGACATCACCCGTGCCGTCAACAAGCAGCTGCGCCAGGAAGAGGCCGAGGCGGCCGCCGCCAAGGGCAAGAAGAAGCAGTCGCAGCGGGGGAAGCGCGGCCGCCGGCAGCAGCGAGTTGGCCGCAGCGGCAAGAGGAGCGGAGcccggcggcagcagcagcagcgaccCCCGAGCAGCAGCACGGGCGGTGGCAAGAGGAAGAAGGCATGA